A portion of the Roseovarius sp. SCSIO 43702 genome contains these proteins:
- a CDS encoding argininosuccinate synthase, which translates to MSAPKKVVLAYSGGLDTSIILKWLQTEYGCEVVTFTADLGQGEELEPARQKAEMLGINPSNIYIEDIREEFVRDFVFPMFRANALYEGMYLLGTSIARPLISKRLVEIAAETGADAVAHGATGKGNDQVRFELAAYALNPDIKVIAPWREWDLTSRTRLLEFAEQNQIPIAKDKRGEAPFSVDANLLHTSSEGKVLEDPGEEAPDYVYQRTIDPEKAPETPEFIEIGFEKGDAVSINGEALSPATILTRLNELGGKHGVGRLDFVENRFVGMKSRGVYETPGGTILLEAHRGIEQITLDSGAGHLKDSLMPRYAELIYNGFWFSPEREMLQAAIDRSQEHVTGTVRLKLYKGAATCVARWSDHSLYSEAHVTFEDDAGAYDQKDAAGFIQLNALRLKLLAARERRLKD; encoded by the coding sequence ATGTCCGCGCCCAAGAAAGTCGTTCTCGCCTATTCCGGCGGCCTCGATACCTCGATCATCCTCAAGTGGTTGCAAACCGAATATGGATGCGAGGTCGTGACCTTCACCGCCGACCTGGGCCAGGGAGAGGAGCTCGAGCCCGCCCGCCAGAAGGCCGAGATGCTGGGCATCAACCCTTCCAACATCTACATCGAGGATATTCGCGAGGAATTCGTTCGCGATTTCGTCTTTCCCATGTTCCGCGCCAATGCGCTCTACGAAGGGATGTATCTTCTCGGTACCTCCATCGCTCGCCCGCTCATCTCGAAGCGCCTGGTCGAGATCGCGGCCGAAACCGGGGCCGATGCGGTGGCCCATGGCGCGACCGGCAAGGGCAACGATCAGGTCCGGTTCGAGCTCGCGGCCTACGCGCTCAACCCCGACATCAAGGTGATCGCACCGTGGCGTGAATGGGATCTCACGTCCCGGACGCGTCTCCTCGAATTCGCCGAACAGAACCAGATCCCCATCGCCAAGGACAAGCGCGGCGAAGCACCCTTCTCGGTCGATGCCAACCTCCTGCACACGTCCTCCGAGGGCAAGGTGCTCGAAGACCCCGGCGAAGAGGCGCCCGATTATGTCTATCAGCGCACCATCGACCCCGAGAAAGCGCCCGAGACGCCGGAATTCATCGAGATCGGCTTTGAAAAGGGCGACGCCGTGTCGATCAACGGCGAGGCCCTGTCCCCCGCCACGATCCTCACCCGCCTCAACGAACTGGGTGGCAAGCACGGCGTCGGGCGTCTCGACTTCGTCGAGAACCGTTTCGTCGGCATGAAATCCCGCGGCGTCTATGAAACACCGGGCGGGACGATCCTGCTCGAAGCGCATCGCGGGATCGAGCAGATCACTCTCGATAGCGGCGCGGGCCACCTCAAGGATTCGCTCATGCCGCGCTACGCGGAACTCATCTACAACGGGTTCTGGTTCTCGCCCGAGCGCGAGATGCTCCAGGCCGCCATCGACCGCAGCCAGGAACACGTCACCGGCACCGTCCGCCTGAAGCTCTACAAGGGCGCGGCCACCTGCGTCGCGCGATGGTCAGACCATTCGCTCTATTCCGAGGCACATGTCACCTTCGAGGACGACGCCGGCGCCTACGATCAGAAGGACGCGGCGGGTTTCATCCAGCTCAACGCCCTGCGTCTCAAGCTGCTGGCCGCGCGTGAGCGCCGGCTGAAGGATTAG
- a CDS encoding HAD family hydrolase, whose amino-acid sequence MRIAMWSGPRNLSTAMMYSFGARGDCAVVDEPFYAAYLALTGLEHPMRDEVMASQPQDPEDVITSLTGSLPEGRIQYQKHMSQHMVEGVRRDWIGKVRNVFLIRHPARVIASYAAKRENPTLDDIGFRQQAELFDEAAALGDTPVVVDSHDIREAPEPMLRRLCDEIGIRFDPAMLSWPKGGHPADGVWAAHWYGAVHRSTGFAGPEGPLPRVDGPLRAVMEAAMPCYERLKARALTP is encoded by the coding sequence ATGCGGATCGCGATGTGGTCCGGCCCGCGCAACCTGTCGACGGCGATGATGTATTCCTTCGGCGCGCGTGGCGACTGTGCGGTGGTGGATGAGCCGTTCTACGCGGCATATCTCGCGCTCACCGGGCTCGAGCATCCGATGCGTGACGAGGTGATGGCGTCGCAGCCGCAAGACCCGGAAGATGTGATCACATCGCTGACCGGATCGTTGCCGGAAGGCCGCATCCAATACCAGAAGCACATGAGCCAGCACATGGTGGAGGGGGTCCGGCGCGACTGGATCGGGAAGGTGCGCAATGTCTTCTTGATCCGTCATCCGGCCCGCGTGATCGCGAGCTATGCCGCCAAGCGCGAGAACCCGACGCTCGACGATATCGGGTTTCGCCAGCAGGCCGAACTGTTCGACGAGGCGGCGGCGCTGGGCGATACGCCGGTCGTGGTGGACAGCCACGATATCCGCGAGGCGCCGGAACCCATGTTGCGCAGGCTTTGTGACGAGATCGGGATCCGGTTCGACCCGGCGATGTTGAGCTGGCCAAAGGGGGGGCATCCCGCCGATGGGGTCTGGGCCGCGCACTGGTACGGGGCGGTGCATCGAAGCACAGGATTTGCCGGGCCGGAAGGACCCCTGCCACGGGTGGACGGGCCGCTTCGCGCGGTGATGGAGGCTGCGATGCCCTGCTACGAGCGGCTGAAGGCGCGGGCGTTGACACCCTAG
- the msrA gene encoding peptide-methionine (S)-S-oxide reductase MsrA, protein MNSNGKTWKSILLAGLIALGLGAQQQPAHAADQETLIVAGGCFWCVEADFEKVKGVTEVVSGYTGGTMENPTYKDVTAGGTGHYEAARIHYDPAQVTREQLLHMFFRSIDPTDAGGQFCDRGESYRTAIFASDPNVVEAAREAKAEAEKALGQDIVTPILPRQTFYEAEDYHQDYYKSDERIAFSSVGLGVKRSTAYKRYRNGCGRDARVRALWGDAAPFVN, encoded by the coding sequence ATGAATTCGAACGGCAAGACATGGAAATCCATCCTGCTCGCAGGTCTCATCGCGCTCGGCCTTGGCGCGCAGCAGCAGCCCGCCCATGCGGCCGATCAGGAGACACTGATCGTCGCGGGGGGATGTTTCTGGTGCGTCGAGGCGGATTTCGAGAAGGTGAAGGGCGTGACCGAGGTCGTGTCGGGCTATACCGGCGGCACCATGGAAAATCCGACCTACAAGGATGTCACCGCCGGCGGCACCGGCCATTACGAAGCGGCCCGGATCCACTATGATCCCGCACAGGTCACGCGAGAGCAGCTTCTTCACATGTTCTTCCGCTCGATCGACCCCACGGATGCCGGCGGGCAATTCTGCGACAGGGGCGAAAGCTATCGCACCGCGATCTTCGCATCTGACCCGAACGTAGTGGAGGCCGCGCGCGAGGCAAAGGCCGAAGCCGAGAAGGCGCTGGGCCAGGACATCGTGACGCCGATCCTTCCCCGGCAAACCTTCTACGAGGCCGAGGATTATCATCAGGACTACTACAAGAGCGATGAACGCATCGCCTTCAGCTCGGTTGGTCTCGGGGTGAAGAGATCGACCGCCTACAAACGGTATCGCAACGGATGCGGCCGCGACGCACGGGTGCGCGCACTCTGGGGCGACGCGGCACCCTTCGTGAACTGA
- a CDS encoding toxin-activating lysine-acyltransferase, with product MIAARDSAGQPLPPSEMPSEEQLRIYGDLAFLAFRSGRHAKMGVATLRRFFEPPVLAGQFRIFRFDGVPRAAMTWAWLDEKAERKFLSGELLDPTDWQSGHRLWIIDLIAPYRGLTSQIVRWIMVRGNFAEREFRFQRMGTGNDVRRIVHIDFDADRLARVYSAERYLAAR from the coding sequence ATGATCGCCGCGCGGGATTCGGCGGGCCAGCCGCTGCCACCGTCGGAAATGCCGAGCGAGGAGCAGTTGCGTATCTATGGCGACCTGGCTTTCCTCGCGTTTCGAAGCGGGCGTCATGCGAAAATGGGTGTCGCCACGTTGCGCCGGTTCTTCGAGCCACCGGTCCTGGCGGGTCAGTTTCGTATCTTCCGCTTCGACGGCGTGCCGCGTGCGGCGATGACCTGGGCCTGGCTCGATGAAAAGGCGGAGCGCAAGTTTCTCTCGGGCGAATTGCTCGATCCGACCGACTGGCAATCGGGGCATCGGCTGTGGATCATCGACCTGATCGCACCCTATCGCGGCCTGACCTCGCAGATCGTGCGCTGGATCATGGTCAGGGGGAACTTCGCCGAGCGCGAGTTCCGTTTTCAGCGCATGGGCACGGGAAACGATGTTCGCCGGATCGTCCACATCGACTTTGACGCGGACCGCCTCGCACGGGTTTACTCGGCCGAACGCTACCTGGCCGCCCGATAA
- a CDS encoding D-amino acid aminotransferase yields MTEHQTTHAAQEDARNEDILIWLDGRVVPKSEAMVSVYDSGFMLGDGVWEGLRLYDGTWAFLDEHIDRLFEAAKAIDLDIGLSREEVISAVLETQKANGMTTDAHARLMVTRGVKTRPFQHPSLSRQGPTVVIIMEHSKPAIARPIRLATVPHIRGLPMTQDPKLNSHSKLNCILACIAAEKAGADEALMLDVHGFVNTTNACNFFIVRKGEVWTSTGDYCMNGITRQKVIDVCRAEGIPVYERNYSLVDAYGADEAFLTGTFGAQTPVSEIDGRVIGDGSLGPMTKRIQGLYKALIRRDSA; encoded by the coding sequence ATGACCGAGCACCAGACGACACATGCCGCGCAGGAGGACGCGCGGAACGAGGATATACTCATCTGGCTTGACGGCAGGGTCGTGCCCAAGTCCGAGGCCATGGTCAGCGTGTATGACAGCGGCTTCATGCTTGGCGACGGTGTCTGGGAGGGATTGCGCCTCTATGACGGGACCTGGGCGTTCCTGGACGAGCATATCGACCGGCTTTTCGAGGCGGCAAAGGCGATAGACCTCGATATCGGGTTGAGCCGGGAGGAGGTGATTTCCGCCGTGCTGGAGACGCAAAAGGCCAATGGCATGACCACCGATGCCCATGCCCGCCTGATGGTGACGCGGGGTGTGAAGACGCGCCCTTTCCAGCACCCGTCGCTCAGCCGGCAGGGACCCACGGTGGTGATCATCATGGAGCATTCCAAGCCCGCCATCGCGCGGCCCATCCGCCTTGCCACGGTGCCGCATATCCGTGGTTTGCCGATGACGCAGGATCCCAAGCTCAACTCACATTCGAAGCTCAATTGCATCCTGGCCTGTATTGCCGCCGAGAAGGCGGGCGCTGATGAGGCGCTGATGCTCGATGTGCATGGCTTCGTGAACACGACGAATGCCTGTAACTTCTTCATCGTGAGGAAAGGGGAAGTTTGGACCTCGACGGGGGACTATTGCATGAACGGGATCACAAGGCAGAAGGTGATAGATGTCTGCCGTGCTGAGGGCATCCCGGTCTATGAGCGGAACTATTCGCTGGTGGACGCCTATGGCGCGGACGAGGCGTTCCTGACCGGGACGTTCGGCGCTCAGACACCGGTGAGCGAAATCGACGGGCGGGTGATCGGCGATGGAAGCCTCGGGCCGATGACGAAACGTATCCAAGGGCTCTACAAGGCTCTGATAAGGCGGGATTCGGCCTGA
- a CDS encoding NADP-dependent malic enzyme, which translates to MPKPKFTREEALAFHLEPTPGKFEISATVPMTTQRDLSLAYSPGVAVPCQAIAENPETAYDYTNKGNLVAVISNGTAVLGLGNLGALGSKPVMEGKAVLFKRFADVNSIDIELDTEDPEAFINAVKLMGPTFGGINLEDIKAPECFIIEQRLKEVMDIPVFHDDQHGTAVICAAGLINALHLSGKKIEDVKIVLNGAGAAGIACIELLKSMGARHENCIVCDTKGVIYQGRSDGMNQWKSAHAVDTKLRTLEEAMDGADVFLGVSVRGAVTSEMVESMARDPVIFAMANPDPEITPEEAHAVRDDAIVATGRSDYPNQVNNVLGFPYLFRGALDCHARAINDEMKIACAEALARLAREDVPDEVGMAYGRELSFGRDYIIPAPFDPRLIYTIPPAVAKACMETGAARRPIVDMDAYEVTLKTRMDPTASMLRSINARARAAQARMIFAEGDDPRVLRAAVQYQRAGFGQALVVGREADVAEKLKVAGLGDAVSELEVVNAANTEHLRDYKAFLYSRLQRRGHDRHDVHRLAARDRHVFAALMLAHGHGDGLVTGATRKSAYVLDLINHVFDADAEHGAVGVTALMHKGRVILVADTLVHEWPDESDLASIAERSAGVARHLGLEPRVAFVSFSTFGYPRSERAEKMHRAPRILEERGVDFEFEGEMTVDVALNTEAQKSYPFQRLTGPANILVVPARHSASISVKLMQEMGGATVIGPILTGIDRSIQVCSTTSTTNDILNMAVLAACKVG; encoded by the coding sequence ATGCCCAAACCCAAATTCACCCGCGAAGAGGCCCTTGCCTTTCATCTCGAGCCGACGCCCGGCAAGTTCGAGATCAGCGCCACGGTGCCGATGACGACGCAGCGTGACCTGAGTCTTGCCTACAGCCCCGGCGTGGCGGTCCCCTGCCAGGCGATCGCGGAGAACCCGGAAACGGCGTATGACTATACCAACAAGGGAAACCTCGTGGCGGTGATCTCGAACGGGACCGCGGTTCTGGGGCTGGGAAACCTTGGCGCGCTGGGGTCGAAGCCGGTGATGGAAGGCAAGGCGGTGCTCTTCAAGCGGTTCGCCGATGTCAACAGCATCGACATCGAGCTGGATACCGAGGACCCGGAGGCGTTCATCAACGCGGTGAAGCTGATGGGACCGACCTTCGGAGGCATCAACCTCGAGGATATCAAGGCGCCGGAATGTTTCATCATCGAGCAGCGGCTCAAGGAGGTGATGGATATTCCCGTCTTCCATGATGACCAGCACGGGACGGCGGTGATCTGTGCCGCGGGCCTGATCAATGCTCTGCATCTGTCGGGCAAGAAGATCGAGGATGTGAAGATCGTCCTGAACGGGGCCGGTGCGGCGGGGATCGCCTGTATCGAGCTTCTCAAGAGCATGGGCGCGCGGCATGAGAACTGCATCGTGTGCGATACCAAGGGCGTGATCTACCAGGGTCGCAGCGACGGGATGAACCAGTGGAAGTCAGCCCACGCGGTCGATACCAAGCTGCGCACGCTCGAGGAGGCGATGGACGGGGCCGACGTGTTCCTCGGCGTGAGCGTGCGGGGCGCGGTTACCAGCGAGATGGTGGAGAGCATGGCCCGCGATCCGGTGATCTTTGCCATGGCGAACCCGGACCCCGAGATCACGCCCGAGGAGGCGCACGCGGTGCGCGACGATGCCATCGTGGCGACCGGGCGGAGCGACTATCCCAACCAGGTGAACAACGTCCTGGGGTTTCCTTACCTCTTTCGCGGTGCGCTCGACTGTCACGCGCGGGCGATCAATGACGAGATGAAGATCGCCTGTGCCGAGGCGCTGGCGCGGCTCGCGCGGGAGGACGTGCCGGACGAGGTGGGCATGGCTTATGGCCGCGAGCTGTCCTTCGGGCGGGATTACATCATCCCGGCGCCGTTCGATCCGCGCCTCATCTACACGATCCCGCCGGCCGTGGCGAAGGCGTGCATGGAGACGGGCGCGGCTCGGCGGCCGATCGTGGACATGGACGCCTACGAGGTCACGCTCAAGACGCGGATGGACCCGACGGCGAGCATGTTGCGGTCGATCAACGCGCGGGCGCGGGCGGCGCAGGCCCGGATGATCTTTGCCGAGGGCGATGATCCGAGAGTGCTCCGCGCCGCGGTGCAGTACCAGCGCGCCGGGTTCGGCCAAGCCCTGGTCGTCGGGCGCGAGGCGGATGTGGCGGAAAAGCTCAAGGTCGCGGGACTTGGCGATGCGGTGAGCGAGCTCGAGGTCGTGAACGCGGCGAATACCGAGCATCTGCGCGACTACAAGGCGTTTCTCTATTCCCGGCTTCAGCGCCGGGGGCATGACCGGCATGACGTTCACCGGCTCGCGGCGCGGGATCGGCACGTGTTCGCGGCGCTGATGCTGGCGCATGGGCATGGCGACGGGCTGGTCACCGGGGCGACGCGGAAATCGGCCTATGTGCTCGACCTCATCAACCACGTGTTCGACGCGGATGCCGAACATGGTGCCGTTGGTGTGACGGCCCTGATGCACAAGGGGCGCGTGATCCTGGTTGCGGATACGCTGGTGCATGAGTGGCCGGACGAATCCGATCTTGCCAGTATCGCCGAACGCTCGGCCGGGGTGGCGCGGCATCTCGGGTTGGAGCCGCGCGTGGCGTTCGTCAGTTTCTCGACCTTCGGTTATCCCCGTTCCGAACGTGCCGAGAAGATGCATCGCGCGCCGCGTATTCTCGAGGAGCGGGGCGTCGATTTCGAGTTCGAGGGCGAGATGACGGTGGACGTGGCGCTCAACACCGAAGCGCAAAAGAGCTATCCCTTCCAGCGGCTGACCGGGCCCGCGAACATCCTTGTCGTGCCGGCGCGACATTCGGCGTCGATCTCGGTCAAGCTCATGCAGGAGATGGGCGGCGCGACGGTTATCGGACCCATCCTCACGGGTATCGACAGGTCGATCCAGGTCTGCTCGACCACCTCGACCACGAACGATATCCTGAACATGGCGGTGCTGGCCGCGTGCAAGGTCGGGTAG
- the mutS gene encoding DNA mismatch repair protein MutS, with protein MMAQYLEIKAGHPGALLFYRMGDFYELFFDDAAAAAEALDIALTKRGRHQGQDIPMCGVPVHSAEGYLLTLIRKGFRVAVCEQTEDPAEAKKRGSKSVVRREVVRLVTPGTLTEETLLDARRHNFLAAFGNVRDEGALAWVDISTGAMIVMRLPQVRLGPELARLAPAEVVVADGAERDLMETIEESGAALTPLGRSAFDSTGAEKRLCALFRTASLEAFGTFSRAELSAMGALVEYLEITQKGKLPLLQPPRQADSRGAMQIDAATRRNLELTRSLSGGRAGSLIAVIDRTVTASGGRLLEQRLSNPSRNTEVVRSRLACVDFLLEQSRFRDDLRTALRAVPDMERALSRLGLDRGGPRDLAAIRNGLTQAAQIAAMSRPGDTPPELAAALDRLSGQEQLLELLDQALVAEPPLLVRDGGFIAPGYDDDLDESRQLRDEGRGVIASMQSEYAELTGIQSLKIKHNNVLGYFVEVTATHADKMLSPPLSETFRHRQTTANQVRFTTVPLSEMETRILNAGGRAIEIEKRLYDTLKSEILDRYAELSDTASSLAEIDLHGALAKLALEENWCRPKVDDSRALAITNGRHPVVEQALRASGGGPFIANDCDLGDQGDIWLLTGPNMAGKSTFLRQNALIAILAQMGSFVPADAAHIGLVSQVFSRVGASDDLARGRSTFMVEMVETAAILNQADDHALVILDEIGRGTATYDGLSIAWATLEHLHEVNGCRALFATHYHELTRLSDRLTRVENATIAVKEHDGDVIFLHEVHRGAADRSYGVQVAKLAGLPASVVDRARVVLEALEKGEREGGASREAVIDDLPLFSATPSPAPRPAALGPSEAERRLREVLPDTLTPREALLLIYELKELVNED; from the coding sequence ATGATGGCGCAGTATCTCGAGATCAAGGCGGGCCACCCCGGCGCGCTTCTTTTCTATCGCATGGGCGATTTCTACGAGCTTTTCTTCGACGATGCGGCGGCGGCGGCCGAGGCTCTCGATATCGCTCTCACCAAGCGGGGCAGGCATCAGGGGCAGGACATCCCGATGTGCGGTGTGCCCGTCCACTCGGCCGAAGGCTACCTGCTCACCCTTATCCGCAAGGGCTTTCGCGTGGCGGTCTGCGAACAGACCGAGGATCCCGCCGAAGCGAAGAAACGCGGCTCGAAATCCGTGGTGCGCCGCGAGGTGGTGCGCCTCGTCACGCCGGGAACGCTGACCGAGGAAACGCTTCTCGACGCGCGCCGGCATAACTTCCTGGCCGCTTTCGGCAATGTCCGCGACGAAGGCGCCTTGGCATGGGTCGATATATCCACCGGCGCGATGATCGTCATGCGCCTGCCGCAGGTGCGGCTTGGCCCGGAACTGGCGCGCCTCGCACCGGCCGAGGTGGTGGTCGCGGATGGCGCCGAACGCGATCTCATGGAAACCATCGAGGAAAGCGGCGCGGCCCTCACGCCGCTGGGCCGCTCGGCATTCGACAGCACGGGAGCCGAGAAACGCCTCTGCGCGCTTTTCAGAACCGCCTCGCTCGAAGCGTTCGGCACGTTTTCCCGTGCCGAGCTTTCGGCGATGGGCGCCTTGGTCGAATATCTCGAGATCACCCAGAAGGGGAAGCTCCCCCTGCTTCAGCCTCCGCGCCAGGCCGACTCTCGTGGCGCGATGCAGATCGACGCCGCCACGCGCCGCAACCTCGAACTGACCCGTTCCCTTTCCGGCGGACGCGCGGGCTCGCTGATCGCTGTCATCGACCGCACCGTCACCGCAAGCGGCGGACGCCTCTTGGAACAGCGTCTTTCGAACCCGTCGCGGAATACCGAGGTCGTGCGTTCCCGTCTCGCTTGCGTCGATTTTTTGCTGGAACAGTCTCGATTTCGGGACGATCTGCGCACCGCGCTTCGTGCCGTCCCCGACATGGAGCGCGCGTTGTCACGTCTCGGCCTCGACCGCGGCGGCCCTCGCGATCTCGCCGCGATCCGCAATGGCCTGACCCAGGCCGCACAGATCGCCGCGATGTCACGGCCCGGGGACACACCTCCGGAACTCGCCGCTGCGCTTGACAGGCTTTCGGGGCAGGAACAGCTTCTCGAACTCCTCGACCAGGCGCTCGTCGCCGAACCACCCCTATTGGTGCGCGACGGTGGTTTCATCGCTCCGGGCTATGACGACGATCTGGACGAAAGCCGTCAACTCCGCGACGAGGGGCGGGGTGTCATCGCATCCATGCAAAGCGAATATGCCGAGCTGACCGGCATCCAGTCGCTCAAGATCAAGCACAACAACGTTCTGGGTTATTTCGTGGAGGTGACGGCAACCCACGCCGACAAGATGCTCTCGCCCCCGCTCAGCGAGACGTTCAGGCACCGCCAGACGACGGCCAATCAGGTCCGCTTTACAACGGTGCCCTTGTCCGAGATGGAAACGCGGATACTGAATGCGGGCGGACGGGCCATCGAAATCGAAAAGCGTCTCTATGACACGCTGAAATCCGAAATTCTCGATCGCTACGCCGAGCTTTCCGATACCGCCTCGTCCTTGGCGGAGATCGACCTCCACGGCGCATTGGCAAAGCTTGCGCTGGAAGAGAACTGGTGCAGGCCCAAGGTCGATGACAGTCGCGCGCTCGCCATCACGAACGGTCGCCACCCGGTCGTGGAACAGGCCCTGCGCGCATCCGGGGGCGGCCCATTCATCGCCAATGACTGCGATCTCGGCGATCAGGGCGACATCTGGCTTCTGACCGGCCCGAACATGGCGGGTAAATCGACATTCCTGCGCCAGAACGCCCTTATCGCGATCCTGGCCCAGATGGGCAGCTTCGTGCCCGCCGACGCGGCCCATATCGGTCTGGTGAGCCAGGTGTTCAGCCGCGTTGGCGCCTCGGACGACCTGGCGCGCGGACGCTCGACCTTCATGGTCGAGATGGTCGAAACCGCCGCCATCCTCAACCAGGCCGACGATCATGCGCTCGTCATCCTTGATGAGATCGGCCGGGGCACGGCCACCTACGACGGTCTTTCGATCGCCTGGGCCACCCTCGAACATCTGCACGAGGTTAATGGCTGCCGCGCGCTTTTCGCGACACATTATCACGAACTCACCCGCCTCTCGGATCGGCTGACCCGCGTCGAGAACGCGACGATCGCCGTCAAGGAACATGATGGCGACGTCATCTTCCTCCACGAGGTCCATCGCGGAGCCGCCGACCGATCCTACGGCGTCCAGGTGGCCAAGCTCGCCGGTCTGCCCGCCTCGGTGGTCGACCGCGCCCGCGTCGTTCTCGAGGCGCTCGAAAAAGGCGAGCGCGAAGGCGGCGCCAGCCGCGAAGCCGTGATCGATGACCTGCCGCTCTTTTCGGCCACACCGTCACCTGCACCGCGCCCCGCCGCACTTGGGCCCTCGGAGGCGGAACGCCGGCTTCGCGAGGTTCTCCCCGACACGCTCACCCCGCGCGAGGCGCTGCTGTTGATCTACGAGCTGAAGGAACTTGTTAACGAGGACTGA
- a CDS encoding Hint domain-containing protein, whose translation MGYTYNISDVGGETSGGRDVWTATLDLRLSDSETVSGDFNVVLVNNNGNEVDTGEASGGYTSSGLSNPALGTLDFNSTTGEYTFTPDWDAVKATGSDQVVSFVITGRSGNNSDDDTVRITLLICVARGTLIETENGPVAVESLRVGDNVLTLDDGFQPVRWIGSRLVTSAEQCADPGLRPIRVEPEALSPGCPERPLTVSPQHRFHLGSWRAELLFGTAEVLVPAKGLIDGERVRRVDTCAPVEYFHVLFDDHQIIWTDGAPTESFHPGRHALNEMGDAVRNELLTLFPELSDSGGYGETARSVLRPWEAAVLLEGATAEAPR comes from the coding sequence ATGGGTTACACGTACAACATCTCGGATGTTGGCGGCGAGACGTCTGGTGGACGTGATGTCTGGACCGCTACGCTCGATCTTCGGCTATCGGATTCGGAGACGGTGAGCGGCGACTTCAACGTCGTCCTGGTAAACAACAACGGCAACGAAGTCGATACAGGCGAAGCTTCGGGTGGCTATACGTCGTCCGGCCTGAGCAATCCCGCGTTGGGAACCCTGGATTTCAACTCCACGACCGGCGAATACACGTTCACGCCGGACTGGGATGCCGTCAAGGCGACGGGGTCGGACCAGGTCGTGAGCTTCGTCATTACCGGGAGGTCCGGCAACAATTCCGACGATGACACGGTGCGGATCACGCTTCTGATCTGCGTCGCGCGGGGCACGTTGATCGAGACCGAGAACGGTCCGGTCGCCGTCGAGAGCTTGCGGGTCGGCGACAATGTGCTGACGCTCGACGACGGGTTTCAGCCCGTGCGCTGGATCGGCTCGCGGTTGGTGACGAGCGCCGAGCAATGCGCCGATCCCGGCCTTCGACCGATAAGGGTGGAGCCGGAAGCGTTGAGCCCAGGCTGCCCCGAGCGGCCGCTGACCGTCTCACCGCAGCACAGGTTCCATCTTGGCAGTTGGAGAGCGGAGCTTCTGTTCGGAACGGCGGAAGTTCTCGTCCCGGCGAAGGGGCTGATCGACGGCGAACGTGTGCGCCGTGTCGATACCTGCGCGCCGGTGGAGTATTTCCACGTCCTGTTCGACGATCATCAGATCATCTGGACAGATGGCGCGCCGACCGAGAGCTTTCATCCTGGGCGGCACGCGCTGAATGAAATGGGGGATGCGGTGCGCAACGAGCTTCTGACCCTGTTTCCCGAATTGTCGGATAGCGGCGGCTATGGCGAAACGGCGCGCAGCGTCTTGCGCCCATGGGAGGCCGCGGTCCTGCTCGAGGGCGCGACGGCGGAGGCACCGCGATGA